A portion of the Mesobacillus boroniphilus genome contains these proteins:
- the uvrB gene encoding excinuclease ABC subunit UvrB, protein MKDQFELVSKYSPQGDQPAAIKELVQGIRDNKKHQTLLGATGTGKTFTISNVIKEVNKPTLVIAHNKTLAGQLYSEFKEFFPNNAVEYFVSYYDYYQPEAYVPQTDTFIEKDASINDEIDKLRHSATSSLFERKDVIIIASVSCIYGLGNPDEYRDMVVSLRTGMEIERNKLLHKLVDIQYERNDIDFKRGTFRVRGDVVEIFPASRDEHCMRVEFFGDEIDRIREVDALTGEIIGERDHVAIFPASHFVTREEKMRVAIENIEKELEERLEVMRAEEKLLEAQRLEQRTRYDLEMMREMGFCSGIENYSRHLTLRPAGATPYTLLDYFPDDFMIVVDESHVTLPQIRGMFNGDQARKQVLVEHGFRLPSAMDNRPLTFAEFEKHVKQAVFVSATPGPYELEHTPEMVQQIIRPTGLLDPTIDVRPIEGQIDDLIGEIQERTKRNERVLVTTLTKKMSEDLTDYLKEIGIKVQYLHSEIKTLERIEIIRELRLGKYDVLIGINLLREGLDIPEVSLVTILDADKEGFLRSERSLIQTIGRAARNASGHVIMYADRMTDSMEKAISETKRRREIQEEYNEKHGITPQTIQKDIRDVIRATIAAEEQEDYSPAEGLKKLTKKDREQVILNMEKEMKEAAKALNFERAAELRDLILELKAEG, encoded by the coding sequence GTGAAGGACCAATTTGAATTAGTCTCGAAGTATTCTCCGCAGGGAGACCAGCCTGCGGCAATTAAAGAGCTGGTACAAGGAATCCGTGATAACAAGAAGCATCAGACTCTCCTTGGCGCGACAGGAACAGGGAAGACATTCACGATTTCGAATGTCATTAAAGAAGTGAACAAGCCGACGCTTGTCATCGCCCACAATAAGACTTTGGCCGGCCAGTTGTACAGTGAGTTCAAGGAATTTTTCCCGAACAACGCGGTTGAATATTTCGTCAGCTACTATGATTATTATCAGCCAGAGGCTTATGTGCCGCAGACGGATACATTCATTGAGAAGGACGCGAGCATCAATGATGAGATTGACAAGCTGCGTCACTCAGCTACATCCTCTTTATTTGAGCGCAAGGATGTCATCATCATTGCCAGTGTTTCGTGCATCTACGGTCTCGGTAATCCGGATGAATACCGTGACATGGTTGTATCGTTGAGAACCGGGATGGAAATTGAGCGAAACAAGCTCCTCCACAAGCTAGTCGATATCCAATATGAACGGAATGATATTGACTTCAAGCGCGGGACGTTCCGTGTCCGTGGCGATGTGGTCGAGATTTTTCCGGCATCACGTGATGAACACTGCATGAGGGTCGAGTTTTTCGGTGACGAGATTGACCGGATCCGCGAGGTTGATGCGCTGACTGGCGAGATTATCGGTGAACGTGACCATGTCGCGATCTTCCCGGCATCCCACTTCGTAACCCGTGAGGAAAAGATGAGGGTTGCGATTGAGAATATCGAAAAAGAACTGGAAGAGCGACTGGAAGTAATGCGCGCTGAGGAAAAGCTTCTTGAGGCACAAAGGCTTGAGCAGAGGACAAGGTATGACCTTGAGATGATGCGTGAGATGGGATTCTGCTCCGGCATCGAGAACTATTCGCGCCATTTGACTTTAAGACCTGCGGGTGCGACTCCATATACTTTACTTGATTACTTCCCGGACGACTTTATGATTGTCGTTGATGAGTCGCATGTTACATTGCCGCAAATAAGGGGAATGTTTAATGGTGACCAGGCACGTAAACAGGTGCTCGTTGAGCACGGTTTCCGCCTGCCGTCAGCGATGGACAATCGCCCGCTGACTTTCGCGGAATTTGAAAAACATGTCAAACAAGCCGTTTTCGTTTCGGCGACTCCAGGGCCATATGAGCTGGAGCATACTCCGGAAATGGTACAGCAGATTATTCGTCCGACAGGGTTGCTGGATCCAACGATCGATGTAAGGCCGATTGAGGGCCAAATTGACGACTTAATCGGGGAAATTCAGGAACGGACAAAACGAAACGAGCGCGTATTGGTAACGACATTGACGAAAAAGATGTCCGAAGATCTGACTGATTACCTGAAGGAAATCGGAATCAAGGTTCAATACCTCCACTCAGAGATCAAAACGCTTGAGCGGATTGAAATCATCCGTGAGCTGCGGCTTGGTAAATATGATGTCCTCATCGGGATCAACCTTTTGAGGGAAGGTCTCGATATTCCAGAGGTATCACTCGTGACAATTCTCGATGCAGATAAGGAAGGCTTCCTGCGTTCGGAAAGGTCGCTGATTCAGACGATTGGACGTGCAGCGAGAAATGCAAGCGGACATGTCATCATGTATGCAGACAGGATGACCGATTCAATGGAAAAGGCGATCAGTGAAACGAAGCGCCGCCGGGAGATCCAGGAAGAATATAACGAAAAGCATGGCATAACGCCACAAACGATCCAGAAGGATATCCGCGACGTGATCCGCGCAACGATTGCTGCGGAGGAGCAGGAAGACTACAGCCCGGCAGAAGGCTTGAAGAAATTGACGAAGAAAGATCGCGAACAAGTGATTTTAAATATGGAAAAAGAGATGAAGGAAGCGGCGAAGGCTCTCAATTTCGAACGGGCAGCCGAACTTCGTGACCTCATTCTTGAGTTAAAAGCGGAAGGATGA